A region from the Halomarina litorea genome encodes:
- a CDS encoding zinc-dependent metalloprotease, translated as MSFYRAARAVTDASGDGPVDWLAVAEAAKAVTARGDLDLTDAERTGYADDVKAARDRVRSVGGVDFDLPDTVEVQHRHHWIDANIGTFRRVLDQLDTGQSVIPGIARSLNTGSMAFSIAFLANNVLGQYDPLLLSQSDDHRLYFVHPNIERVADQLDVDRDRFRRWIAFHEVTHAAEFGAAPWLSDHLESLIERTLADLSSARFNRADFQEIDTTMTAVEGYAELLMDRTFDDEYADLRRKLDQRRQNAGPISMLFRRLLGLGRKRRQYERGKTFFEGVAAARDLKTAALVWERPENLPTDDELDNPTMWLRRVA; from the coding sequence ATGAGCTTCTATCGCGCGGCGCGTGCGGTCACCGACGCCTCGGGCGACGGACCGGTCGACTGGCTGGCCGTCGCCGAGGCCGCCAAGGCCGTCACCGCCCGCGGCGACCTCGACCTCACCGACGCCGAGCGGACAGGCTACGCCGACGACGTGAAGGCCGCCCGCGACCGGGTGCGGTCGGTCGGCGGCGTCGACTTCGATCTCCCGGACACCGTCGAGGTCCAGCATCGCCACCACTGGATCGACGCCAACATCGGCACGTTCCGGCGCGTCCTCGACCAGCTCGACACCGGCCAGTCCGTCATCCCGGGTATCGCCCGGTCGCTCAACACCGGGTCGATGGCCTTCTCCATCGCCTTCCTCGCGAACAACGTCCTCGGGCAGTACGACCCCCTCCTGCTCTCGCAGTCCGACGACCACCGCCTCTACTTCGTCCACCCGAACATCGAGCGCGTCGCCGACCAGCTCGACGTGGACCGCGACCGCTTCCGGCGCTGGATCGCCTTCCACGAGGTGACCCACGCCGCCGAGTTCGGGGCCGCGCCGTGGCTCTCCGACCACCTCGAGTCGCTCATCGAACGGACGCTCGCGGACCTCTCGTCGGCCCGCTTCAACCGCGCGGACTTCCAGGAGATAGACACGACTATGACCGCCGTCGAGGGGTACGCGGAGCTGCTGATGGACCGCACCTTCGACGACGAGTACGCCGACCTCCGGCGGAAACTCGACCAGCGACGGCAGAACGCCGGCCCCATCTCGATGCTGTTCCGCCGCCTGCTCGGCCTCGGGCGCAAGCGCCGCCAGTACGAGCGCGGCAAGACCTTCTTCGAGGGCGTCGCCGCCGCGCGCGACCTGAAGACCGCCGCGCTGGTCTGGGAGCGTCCGGAGAACCTCCCGACCGACGACGAACTCGACAACCCGACGATGTGGCTCCGCCGAGTCGCCTGA
- a CDS encoding Zn-ribbon domain-containing OB-fold protein, which yields MSLTHEAWADALRDGDLLGVACADCGATYGTPFAVCNDCGGRDVETTDLPTEGEVYTETTIQVPPVDFEGPYQVGMVQVGSARVTARLEGDGEAVEIGDRVVLDGVVESGGEPAPVFRTATDGE from the coding sequence ATGAGCCTCACCCACGAGGCGTGGGCTGACGCCCTGCGCGACGGCGACCTGCTCGGCGTCGCCTGTGCGGACTGCGGGGCGACGTACGGCACGCCCTTCGCGGTCTGTAACGACTGCGGCGGTCGTGACGTGGAGACCACCGACCTCCCCACCGAGGGCGAGGTGTACACCGAGACGACGATACAGGTCCCGCCCGTCGACTTCGAGGGGCCGTATCAGGTCGGGATGGTGCAGGTGGGGAGTGCCCGCGTGACGGCCCGACTGGAGGGCGACGGCGAGGCCGTGGAAATCGGCGACCGCGTCGTCCTCGACGGCGTCGTGGAGTCGGGCGGCGAGCCGGCGCCCGTCTTCCGGACCGCGACGGACGGCGAGTAG
- a CDS encoding uracil-DNA glycosylase: MDARQDRLANPLGMDEDCAACPDLCETRSRVVHGYGPVDADVVVVGEMPSSEADDSGGPFEGTQVPGMLAELGLWDEASDEPHDAYLTHLTRCRHPDRGPTDSEERNCDAFLSADVRMVSPELLVPVGGRALRALAADHTTRDPTTLDVEACHATTVRGRGFDLLPTVADPDEAERAAFVAHVRGELGRDYRQTKGRRGSESRAREE, translated from the coding sequence ATGGACGCCCGTCAGGACCGCCTCGCCAATCCCCTCGGGATGGACGAGGACTGCGCCGCCTGCCCCGACCTCTGTGAGACGCGCTCCCGGGTCGTCCACGGCTACGGCCCCGTCGACGCCGACGTGGTGGTCGTCGGCGAGATGCCGAGTTCGGAGGCCGACGACTCCGGGGGACCGTTCGAGGGGACGCAGGTCCCCGGGATGCTCGCGGAACTGGGCCTGTGGGACGAGGCGTCGGACGAACCCCACGACGCCTACCTCACCCACCTCACGCGCTGTCGCCACCCCGACCGGGGACCGACCGACTCGGAGGAACGGAACTGCGACGCCTTCCTGAGCGCAGACGTGCGGATGGTGAGTCCCGAACTCCTCGTCCCCGTGGGCGGACGCGCCCTGCGCGCTCTCGCCGCGGACCACACGACCCGTGACCCGACGACCCTCGACGTCGAGGCGTGTCACGCCACCACGGTACGAGGGCGGGGGTTCGACCTCCTCCCGACCGTCGCCGACCCGGACGAGGCGGAGCGCGCGGCGTTCGTCGCCCACGTCCGCGGGGAACTGGGGCGGGACTACCGACAGACGAAGGGGCGGCGCGGGAGCGAATCGCGGGCGCGTGAGGAGTGA
- a CDS encoding LSM domain-containing protein yields MAGRPLDVLEESLGKEVTVNLKGGEVFSGSLSGYDQHMNLVIEEGEDVTIIRGDNVVSITP; encoded by the coding sequence ATGGCCGGCCGACCGCTCGACGTTCTGGAGGAATCGCTCGGTAAGGAGGTCACGGTGAACCTCAAGGGTGGCGAGGTGTTCTCGGGGTCGCTCTCCGGGTACGACCAGCACATGAACCTCGTCATCGAGGAAGGGGAAGACGTAACGATTATCCGCGGCGATAACGTCGTCTCGATAACCCCATGA
- the thrC gene encoding threonine synthase, translating to MNQTTRRTCYACGATHDTTAARCDCGEPLWIATPTDGFWDDWPAGGPDSMWRYRDLLAVDPPTGLAGAAGGTPLVRTPPLDHGGVRVHVKYEGANPTGSFKDRGSAVGVAAALDDGAPAVGTVSHGNMARSVAAHAASTSTPAVVLVPADIPESRLAPIARYGPTVLRVDGDYGRLYDRSLELGADLGVPFLNSDVPLRVEGQKTLAYEVCETFAPEVPDAVILPVSSGGNASAVWKGLRDLEGAGRIDRLPRLYFVQTAACAPIAEAFDRGDDAVERVERVGETIAYSIANADPPSGTRALAAARDTGGAVLAVDDDAIRTAQRRLAREAGLAVEPAGATPLAALSQLRETGNVEEGEDVVLVGTGTEVAGGEVAPEDVAIVGMDGLRERVEDLLASE from the coding sequence GTGAACCAGACGACGCGCCGGACCTGTTACGCCTGCGGCGCGACCCACGACACCACCGCAGCCCGCTGTGACTGCGGCGAACCGCTCTGGATAGCGACGCCGACCGACGGGTTCTGGGACGACTGGCCCGCGGGCGGCCCCGACTCGATGTGGCGCTACCGGGACCTGCTGGCCGTCGACCCGCCGACGGGACTCGCGGGCGCGGCGGGCGGCACCCCGCTGGTCCGGACCCCCCCACTCGACCACGGCGGAGTGCGCGTCCACGTCAAGTACGAGGGCGCGAACCCGACGGGGAGTTTCAAGGACCGAGGGAGCGCCGTCGGCGTCGCGGCCGCCCTCGACGACGGCGCACCCGCCGTCGGCACCGTCTCGCACGGGAACATGGCGCGGAGCGTCGCCGCCCACGCCGCCAGTACCAGCACCCCCGCCGTCGTCCTCGTCCCCGCCGACATCCCCGAATCGCGCCTCGCGCCCATCGCGCGCTACGGACCGACGGTCCTGCGAGTCGACGGCGACTACGGCCGCCTCTACGACCGGTCGCTCGAACTCGGGGCGGACCTCGGCGTCCCGTTCCTCAACTCCGACGTGCCTCTGCGCGTCGAAGGCCAGAAGACGCTCGCCTACGAAGTGTGCGAGACGTTCGCGCCCGAGGTCCCCGACGCCGTAATCCTCCCGGTCAGCAGCGGCGGGAACGCCAGCGCGGTCTGGAAGGGCCTCCGGGACCTCGAAGGGGCGGGACGAATCGACCGCCTCCCGCGCCTCTATTTCGTCCAGACGGCCGCCTGCGCCCCCATCGCCGAGGCATTCGACCGCGGCGACGATGCGGTCGAACGGGTCGAACGGGTGGGGGAGACCATCGCGTACTCCATCGCGAACGCCGACCCACCGAGCGGGACCCGTGCGCTCGCGGCCGCCCGCGACACCGGCGGGGCCGTCCTCGCCGTGGACGACGACGCCATCCGGACGGCACAGCGCCGACTCGCCCGCGAGGCCGGCCTCGCCGTCGAACCCGCCGGGGCGACGCCGCTGGCGGCCCTCTCCCAACTGCGTGAGACGGGGAACGTCGAGGAGGGCGAGGACGTGGTCCTCGTCGGGACGGGAACGGAGGTGGCCGGCGGCGAGGTGGCCCCGGAGGACGTCGCGATCGTCGGGATGGACGGCCTCCGTGAGCGAGTCGAGGACCTGTTGGCGTCGGAGTGA
- a CDS encoding TSUP family transporter yields MATRDATVDLRGFLRNLLSLQYREVLMATATLAVVAGAVLLFPGTENITAGLSADVGTTTIALFLVVAIAAGVVKGAAGFGYALVATPVFASLIPNGTVAVVVLAIPPWMINVFQVGETNTGLEYVRREWALIALSVVGAVVGVFFLAEFQKGPLVPFLIALLLLGYVLFQVARRFVVVEEAHNPVALGSVGLLEGFLLAATNLGPLLPAYLHTFERDRERYVGGLSMVLGAIFTVRIVQMAWVGLLTPYRLWLGCAIAVVTIVGLLAGTYLRRLGIDGERFDYLVTALLFVIALNILSKTTGPALAKADELLALLF; encoded by the coding sequence ATGGCTACACGCGACGCGACGGTCGACCTGCGGGGGTTCCTTCGAAACCTGCTCTCGCTCCAGTATCGGGAGGTGTTGATGGCGACGGCGACACTGGCCGTCGTCGCGGGGGCCGTCCTCCTCTTTCCGGGCACCGAGAACATCACGGCGGGCCTGTCGGCGGACGTCGGGACGACGACCATCGCCCTGTTCCTCGTCGTCGCCATCGCCGCCGGCGTCGTCAAGGGTGCCGCCGGGTTCGGCTACGCCCTCGTGGCCACGCCAGTGTTCGCCTCGCTCATCCCGAACGGTACCGTCGCCGTCGTCGTCCTCGCGATTCCGCCGTGGATGATAAACGTCTTCCAGGTGGGCGAGACGAACACGGGACTGGAGTACGTCCGCCGGGAGTGGGCGCTCATCGCCCTCTCCGTCGTCGGTGCGGTCGTCGGCGTGTTCTTCCTCGCCGAGTTCCAGAAAGGGCCGCTCGTCCCCTTCCTCATCGCGTTGCTCCTCCTCGGCTACGTCCTCTTTCAGGTGGCTCGGCGGTTCGTCGTCGTCGAGGAGGCGCACAACCCCGTCGCACTGGGGAGCGTCGGCCTGCTGGAGGGGTTCCTGCTGGCGGCGACGAATCTCGGCCCGCTCCTCCCGGCGTACCTCCACACGTTCGAACGCGACCGCGAGCGGTACGTCGGCGGCCTCTCGATGGTCCTCGGGGCCATCTTCACCGTCCGCATCGTCCAGATGGCGTGGGTCGGCCTGCTGACGCCCTACCGACTCTGGCTCGGGTGTGCCATCGCCGTCGTCACCATCGTCGGCTTGCTGGCGGGGACGTACCTCCGCAGGCTGGGCATCGACGGCGAGCGGTTCGACTACCTCGTCACCGCACTGCTGTTCGTCATCGCGCTGAACATCCTCTCGAAGACGACCGGGCCCGCGCTGGCGAAGGCCGACGAACTGCTGGCGCTCCTGTTCTGA
- a CDS encoding S8 family peptidase, with protein sequence MTHKIVYLSRRPEVLFEAECTVLETYCFDDDLTAAYVEFDGDTRTLDAPGVLGVEDLTTVEPLYEPGDVGEGVATIEDVRRLHDVPRRGATGEGVTVVAMDSGVDSSHPVFSDVRVEEVDVTGDGKGDDVGHGTAVMGQITRLAPGADLIALRIFGGEGSTKTNVILRAYEWLHNNTDRYEVVNMSWGAQEVTKQLDRVHNRLVEKGVRDVTAAGNTGEKAGSPGTAERAFSVGACTAEGKMAEFSSYNPDRDNPDVAAIGKDNRLAGAEGTSMGTDLDGPWVKASGTSFAAPEVAGMVAKLLDARGGLPPEQVMRAFEAGARNIPDQPKDGAGLADYRDTLWEAGGGSKPEPGPDEPGTPSERGESVVFSVGGRQVAVLAADCLDSGFYETTCEDDDGETVVRFASSNGGSGEGD encoded by the coding sequence ATGACCCACAAAATCGTCTACCTCTCGCGGCGGCCGGAGGTCCTGTTCGAGGCGGAGTGCACAGTTCTCGAGACTTACTGCTTCGACGACGACCTGACGGCGGCGTACGTCGAGTTCGACGGCGACACCCGAACCCTCGACGCACCGGGCGTCCTCGGCGTGGAGGACCTCACCACTGTGGAACCGCTGTACGAACCCGGCGACGTGGGCGAGGGCGTGGCGACCATCGAGGACGTCCGCCGCCTGCACGACGTGCCCCGGAGGGGGGCGACTGGCGAGGGCGTCACCGTCGTCGCGATGGACTCCGGCGTGGACTCCTCGCATCCGGTCTTCTCCGACGTGCGCGTCGAGGAGGTCGACGTGACCGGCGACGGCAAGGGCGACGACGTGGGCCACGGGACGGCCGTGATGGGTCAGATAACGCGCCTCGCGCCCGGCGCTGACCTCATCGCGCTCCGCATCTTCGGCGGCGAGGGGAGCACGAAGACGAACGTCATCCTGCGGGCCTACGAGTGGCTGCACAACAACACCGACCGCTACGAGGTGGTGAACATGTCCTGGGGCGCCCAGGAGGTCACCAAGCAACTGGACCGCGTGCACAACCGCCTCGTCGAGAAGGGTGTCAGGGACGTGACGGCGGCGGGCAACACCGGCGAGAAAGCGGGGAGTCCCGGCACCGCAGAACGCGCCTTCAGCGTCGGCGCCTGTACCGCCGAGGGGAAGATGGCCGAGTTCTCCTCGTACAACCCGGACCGGGACAACCCGGACGTTGCCGCCATCGGGAAGGACAACCGCCTCGCGGGGGCGGAGGGGACGTCGATGGGGACGGACCTCGACGGACCCTGGGTGAAGGCGTCGGGCACCTCGTTCGCTGCCCCCGAGGTGGCAGGGATGGTCGCCAAACTCCTCGACGCCCGCGGGGGCCTCCCGCCCGAGCAGGTGATGCGGGCGTTCGAGGCCGGCGCGCGGAACATCCCCGACCAGCCGAAGGACGGCGCGGGCCTCGCCGACTACCGGGACACCCTCTGGGAGGCGGGCGGCGGGTCGAAACCGGAACCGGGGCCCGACGAACCGGGGACGCCAAGCGAGCGAGGCGAGTCCGTCGTCTTCTCCGTCGGTGGGAGACAGGTGGCCGTTCTCGCCGCCGACTGTCTCGACTCGGGGTTCTACGAGACGACCTGTGAAGACGACGACGGCGAGACCGTCGTCAGGTTCGCGTCGTCGAACGGCGGGTCGGGCGAGGGAGACTGA
- a CDS encoding acyl-CoA synthetase: protein MPWHLTLDESSYEAARESFSWDLPPDYNLAHDFLRKHEDTRKPALHMAYPDGNREHFSFAALDRLSNRLANGLAERGVGRGDRVAVVLSQRPENALTHLACWKLGAISIPLSVLFGEEGLRYRLDDGGAEVVVTAPDRTATVLDVAPECEALEHVVEATEGGDVDDAGEVPDGAVAFADVLADDDTFDIVETDPETPAIIIYTSGSTGPPKGVLHGHGVWVGHCPAFSMYFEHDVTGVHWTPADWAWIGALGDLVFPAWHYGQPVLGAPSKKFDPQRAFRLMGEFDVTNAFVPPTAIRMMMNVEDPADAYDLSLRAICSGGEPLTPEILDWADEELAGTAVNELYGQTEANLLVTNCRQWFPARAGSMGKPVPGHEVGVIDPETGEAVPVGEEGEIAVRREGDPVVFREYWNQPEKTADATVSGWHRTGDLGYRDEDGYVWFKSRDDDVIITAGYRVGPGEVESVLLEHPDVEQVGVVGVPDETRGEVIKAFVQPVAGVRGDAALREELQDLVRERLAKHEYPRRIQFVEELPTTTTGKIQRRVLREWETDGGSDGDGGPANQSP, encoded by the coding sequence ATGCCGTGGCACCTCACCCTCGACGAGTCCTCCTACGAGGCGGCCCGCGAGTCGTTCTCGTGGGACCTCCCGCCCGACTACAACCTCGCGCACGACTTCCTGCGAAAACACGAGGACACGAGAAAGCCCGCGCTCCACATGGCGTACCCGGACGGAAACCGCGAGCACTTCTCCTTCGCCGCCCTCGACCGCCTGTCGAACCGCCTCGCGAACGGCCTCGCCGAACGCGGCGTCGGGCGGGGCGACCGGGTGGCCGTCGTCCTCTCCCAGCGACCCGAGAACGCCCTCACGCACCTCGCGTGCTGGAAGCTCGGGGCGATTTCGATTCCCCTCTCGGTCCTCTTCGGGGAGGAGGGCCTGCGCTACCGACTGGACGACGGCGGAGCCGAGGTGGTCGTCACCGCACCCGATAGGACGGCGACGGTCCTCGACGTCGCGCCGGAGTGCGAGGCGCTGGAACACGTCGTGGAGGCGACCGAGGGGGGCGACGTGGACGACGCGGGCGAGGTCCCGGACGGGGCCGTCGCCTTCGCAGACGTCCTCGCGGACGACGACACGTTCGACATCGTCGAGACGGACCCGGAGACGCCCGCCATCATCATCTACACCAGCGGGTCGACCGGACCGCCGAAGGGCGTCCTGCACGGTCACGGCGTCTGGGTGGGCCACTGCCCGGCGTTCTCGATGTACTTTGAACACGACGTGACGGGCGTCCACTGGACACCCGCCGACTGGGCGTGGATCGGCGCGCTGGGCGACCTCGTCTTCCCGGCGTGGCACTACGGGCAACCCGTCCTCGGCGCGCCGTCGAAGAAGTTCGACCCCCAGCGGGCGTTCAGGCTCATGGGCGAGTTCGACGTGACCAACGCGTTCGTCCCGCCGACGGCCATCCGCATGATGATGAACGTCGAGGACCCCGCCGACGCCTACGACCTCTCGCTCCGGGCCATCTGCTCGGGGGGCGAACCGCTCACGCCCGAGATTCTCGACTGGGCCGACGAGGAACTCGCGGGCACCGCCGTCAACGAACTGTACGGACAGACCGAGGCCAACCTGCTGGTGACGAACTGTCGGCAGTGGTTCCCCGCGCGGGCCGGGAGCATGGGGAAACCCGTCCCCGGCCACGAGGTGGGCGTCATCGACCCCGAGACGGGCGAGGCGGTTCCGGTGGGCGAGGAGGGCGAGATAGCCGTCCGGCGCGAGGGCGACCCGGTCGTCTTCCGGGAGTACTGGAACCAGCCCGAGAAGACGGCCGACGCGACGGTGAGCGGGTGGCACCGGACCGGTGACCTCGGCTACCGCGACGAGGACGGCTACGTCTGGTTCAAGTCGCGCGACGACGACGTCATCATCACGGCGGGCTACCGCGTCGGTCCCGGCGAGGTGGAGAGCGTCCTCCTCGAACACCCGGACGTGGAGCAGGTGGGCGTCGTCGGCGTCCCCGACGAGACGCGCGGCGAGGTCATCAAGGCGTTCGTCCAACCCGTCGCGGGCGTGCGCGGCGACGCCGCCCTCCGCGAGGAACTCCAGGACCTCGTGCGCGAGCGACTGGCCAAACACGAGTACCCCCGGCGCATCCAGTTCGTCGAGGAACTGCCGACGACGACGACGGGGAAGATACAGCGCCGCGTCCTCCGCGAGTGGGAGACCGACGGCGGTTCGGACGGGGACGGCGGCCCCGCGAATCAGTCGCCGTAG
- a CDS encoding DUF7563 family protein, with product MPECENCDAVVTEEYVKVFAPRGMDTVRVCPHCEDKLRDGADVRKARSPRQ from the coding sequence ATGCCCGAATGCGAGAACTGCGACGCCGTCGTGACCGAGGAGTACGTGAAGGTGTTCGCCCCGCGCGGGATGGACACCGTCCGCGTCTGCCCGCACTGTGAGGACAAACTCCGCGACGGTGCCGACGTCCGGAAGGCGCGCTCGCCGAGACAGTAG
- the purF gene encoding amidophosphoribosyltransferase — translation MTDGRFDGPTEKCGVVGVSLADRDASRPLYYALYALQHRGQESAGIVTHDGFQQYDHVGMGLVGDAFDEADLDGLRGSVGIGHVRYPTAGSVDASCAQPFSVSFKSGSLGLSHNGNLVNADEVRDSLEERGHAFTSDGDTEVIAHDLARNLLDGDLIRAVRRTMDRIHGSYALTITHDDTVVGVRDPEGNRPLCIGELEDGYVLASESAAIDTLDGELVRDVRPGELVVLEPDGSGFESYQLVDRENTAHCFFEHVYFARPDSIIDGELVYEVRRELGRLLWEESGVDSDVVMPVPDSGRAFASGYAEAAQEEDASVEFAEGLMKNRYVGRTFIMPTQDARERAVRLKLNPIRSTVEGKSVTIIDDSIVRGTTSNQLVALLREAGAEEVHMRIGAPPIVAPCYMGIDMASREELIAANQSVEDIRETIGADSLSYLSIDAVAQALDSARTDLCLGCVTGEYPYDIDGEPTDRDVERPVIGPSASAGD, via the coding sequence ATGACTGACGGGCGGTTCGACGGCCCGACGGAGAAGTGCGGAGTCGTGGGCGTGTCCCTCGCGGACCGGGACGCCTCGCGGCCCCTCTACTACGCCCTGTACGCCCTCCAGCACCGGGGCCAGGAGTCCGCCGGCATCGTCACGCACGACGGGTTCCAGCAGTACGACCACGTCGGGATGGGTCTGGTCGGCGACGCCTTCGACGAGGCCGACCTCGACGGTCTCCGGGGGAGCGTCGGCATCGGGCACGTCCGCTACCCGACGGCGGGGAGCGTCGACGCCTCCTGCGCTCAGCCGTTCTCCGTCTCGTTCAAGAGCGGATCGCTCGGCCTCTCGCACAACGGGAACCTCGTCAACGCAGACGAGGTGCGCGACTCGCTGGAAGAACGGGGCCACGCGTTCACGAGTGACGGCGACACGGAGGTCATCGCCCACGACCTCGCACGAAACCTCCTCGACGGCGACCTCATTCGGGCGGTCCGCCGGACGATGGACCGCATCCACGGGTCGTACGCCCTGACCATCACCCACGACGACACCGTCGTCGGCGTGCGCGACCCGGAGGGCAACCGCCCGCTGTGTATCGGGGAACTGGAGGATGGCTACGTCCTCGCCAGCGAGAGCGCCGCCATCGACACGCTGGACGGCGAACTCGTCCGGGACGTGCGACCGGGCGAACTCGTCGTCCTCGAACCCGACGGCTCCGGGTTCGAGTCCTACCAACTGGTCGACCGCGAGAACACCGCCCACTGCTTCTTCGAACACGTCTACTTCGCCCGCCCGGACTCCATCATCGACGGGGAACTGGTCTACGAGGTGCGCCGCGAACTCGGTCGCCTGCTCTGGGAGGAGTCGGGCGTCGACTCCGACGTCGTGATGCCCGTCCCCGACTCGGGACGCGCGTTCGCCTCGGGGTACGCCGAAGCCGCACAGGAAGAAGACGCGAGCGTCGAGTTCGCCGAGGGCCTGATGAAGAACCGCTACGTCGGCCGGACGTTCATCATGCCGACGCAGGACGCCCGCGAACGGGCCGTCCGCCTGAAGCTCAACCCCATCCGGTCGACCGTCGAGGGGAAGTCGGTGACCATCATCGACGACTCCATCGTGCGCGGGACCACCTCGAACCAACTCGTCGCCCTCCTCCGCGAGGCGGGAGCCGAGGAGGTCCACATGCGCATCGGCGCGCCGCCCATCGTCGCCCCCTGCTACATGGGCATCGACATGGCCTCGCGCGAGGAACTCATCGCGGCGAACCAGTCGGTCGAGGACATCCGCGAGACCATCGGCGCGGACTCGCTGTCGTATCTCTCCATCGACGCCGTCGCACAGGCCCTCGACTCCGCGCGCACGGACCTCTGTCTGGGCTGTGTCACCGGCGAGTACCCCTACGACATCGACGGGGAACCGACAGACCGCGACGTGGAACGACCCGTCATCGGGCCGTCCGCCAGCGCGGGCGACTGA
- a CDS encoding 50S ribosomal protein L37e: protein MTGAGTPSQGKKNKTTHVKCRRCGEKSYHIKKKACASCGFGKTAKRREYAWQSKTGDH from the coding sequence ATGACTGGCGCAGGAACCCCATCTCAAGGCAAGAAGAACAAGACGACCCACGTGAAGTGCCGCCGCTGTGGCGAGAAATCCTACCACATCAAGAAGAAGGCGTGTGCGTCCTGTGGCTTCGGCAAGACGGCCAAGCGTCGCGAGTACGCCTGGCAGTCGAAGACCGGCGACCACTGA
- a CDS encoding histidine phosphatase family protein: protein MERLLLVRHGESPWNRTGRVSGWAPIGLTDRGREQATRVGRHIAARYDVDRLYASDLRRATLTARAIADCLGTAHDDIRPEPGWRERDFGVYQGLTDEEVAEADPDLAARYRRGEVPESERPPSGESTAEFRDRVLQGWRALTDDPAGTVVLVTRTAPIVVLLSTVRGIGPQDGFDDHAPANCSLTEVTWDGTAREATVVRENETGVL, encoded by the coding sequence GTGGAGCGACTCCTCCTCGTGCGCCACGGCGAGTCGCCGTGGAACCGGACCGGGCGCGTCAGCGGGTGGGCACCCATCGGGCTGACCGACCGGGGGCGCGAGCAGGCGACCCGGGTGGGCCGGCACATCGCGGCGCGCTACGACGTCGACCGTCTCTACGCCTCCGACCTCCGGCGGGCGACGCTCACCGCGCGGGCCATCGCCGACTGTCTCGGCACCGCCCACGACGACATCCGCCCGGAACCGGGGTGGCGCGAACGCGACTTCGGGGTGTACCAGGGCCTCACGGACGAGGAGGTGGCCGAGGCCGACCCGGACCTCGCCGCGCGCTACCGGCGCGGTGAGGTTCCGGAGTCCGAACGGCCGCCGTCGGGCGAGAGCACCGCCGAGTTCCGCGACCGGGTCCTGCAGGGGTGGCGAGCGCTGACCGACGACCCCGCCGGAACCGTCGTCCTCGTGACCCGCACCGCGCCAATCGTCGTCCTCCTCTCGACGGTCCGGGGCATCGGCCCGCAGGACGGGTTCGACGACCACGCCCCGGCGAACTGCTCGCTCACGGAGGTGACGTGGGACGGGACGGCCCGAGAGGCGACGGTGGTCCGCGAGAACGAGACGGGCGTCCTGTAG